AACCTTTTGggttagttgtagatgtgtttggaagcaattcgtaacattttaataatatttttggcaaattgaaccaaatgaacgaaatgactcgaaaaaagattcgttcatcttgataaACGAGACTcgaagatccgagtcagtaaaatgatccgaacttcccatcactattgtCTAAAGATATAATggcatgtttagaaatatgttgctAATCGTTAAAAGCCGAAAACACGTTAACTCAAGAGCAGTACTGTATTTACAATTAAATCCTGACAGATTTTCTTCCCAAAAATACAGATTCTCTGGAAAACTGAACATAGTTCTGAGTCCGATTTAATGTACTCAGAACAATGTATTTAAGTCATAGGCCTcgaactggattcctggaggtccacagctctgcacagttttgctccaaccctaatcaaacacagctaatcctaataatcaaggtgttcaagactactagagactattcaGCAGaagtgagttggaggtggttggagataaactatgcagagctgcggcaatccaggaattgagtttgagaccatcgAATTGAGTAGTCCTCCTAAGGCAtgagtctcaaactcaattcctgggggGCTCCAAacttaatcaaacacagctgatccaactaatcaaggtctttTAGACTACTAGCGTCTAGTAATCTTGAACACcttggctgcatccgaaatcttATATTTTATAGTATGATAAAAAGAGTTTGCGTGAAGAGCTCGAATGACcgactacttccggtgagatttgAGACCTATGCCTCAAGGTCAAGTGATTATTATaagttttgttttgaatttagcTATAAAAAAGCAAAGAAGATCTGCCAAATACAGGTAACAGGTTAAGACCATTGGGTCTTTATTTGTAGAAGCTTGAATTAGGGCTAGACGATTAAACAAGTCGAAAATGCTTAAGTGCTTTGTACCATTAAATTTgggttattttgtttttgtctcttcTTGCCTTAGACCTGAAGGTGCTTAAAGTGGAGAGCAAAGTTCTTGATGAAGTGGAAGAGAAATCAGAGTCTGAACAGACAGCAACTATAAATAACTTCGTCTGCccacagtgtggaaagagtttcgcaAAGAAAAGAAACCTTAAGGAGCACATGAACATTCATAGTGGGAAGAAACCTTTCAGCTGCAAACAGTGCGGACGCAGGTTTGCTCAACGAGGAAACATCAAGAGGCACATGAtggttcacaccggagagaaaccgtacgcGTGCAAACTGTGTGAGAAGAGCTTCACAACTGAACTAAACCTGAAGTATCACATCAGCagtcacaccggagagaaaccgttcatATGTGGCGATTGTGGAAAGACCTTTAGATACAAAGCAACCTTTAAAAAACACATGGCGTCTCACTTAAAGCAGAGCAGTTTTGAGTGTCATCAGTGTGGACGCAGTTTCACAGACCAGGAAAGTCTTGGGAATCATGTCAaaactcacactggagaaaacCCATTGATGTGCGGTCACTGTGGAAAGACTTTCTCCAACAAAACAAACCTCCAGGTTCACACGAGAGTTCACACGGGGGAGAAGCCGTTCAGCTGCCCTCAGTGTGAAAAAAGCTTCAGATTCATTGGAAACCTTCAGACTCACCTGAGAGTTCACTCGGAAGAGAAACCTTTCACCTGCCCTTACTGTGAAAAAGGTTTCAGGTTTTTTGGAAACCTTCAGTCTCACGTTCGAATTCACACCGAAGACAAGCCTTTCATGTGTCTGCAGTGTGATAAGAGttacaagaataaaagagacttAAAGTGGCATCAGCAAAGTCATTCTGGAGAGACTTTGCCATGTCCCTCAGTGTAACTGTCGTAAG
The Danio rerio strain Tuebingen ecotype United States chromosome 4, GRCz12tu, whole genome shotgun sequence genome window above contains:
- the si:ch211-161m3.2 gene encoding uncharacterized protein si:ch211-161m3.2 → MAFIKEESEDVEIEETLNVKQEETEEQIDLKVLKVESKVLDEVEEKSESEQTATINNFVCPQCGKSFAKKRNLKEHMNIHSGKKPFSCKQCGRRFAQRGNIKRHMMVHTGEKPYACKLCEKSFTTELNLKYHISSHTGEKPFICGDCGKTFRYKATFKKHMASHLKQSSFECHQCGRSFTDQESLGNHVKTHTGENPLMCGHCGKTFSNKTNLQVHTRVHTGEKPFSCPQCEKSFRFIGNLQTHLRVHSEEKPFTCPYCEKGFRFFGNLQSHVRIHTEDKPFMCLQCDKSYKNKRDLKWHQQSHSGETLPCPSV